A region of the Pantoea alfalfae genome:
GCTAAAAGCCCGAATGGAAGATTGCCGGATTCGCGGCGGCGATCCCTTTGCGGATGTGCAGTTGCCGGATGCGGTGATTACCCTGAAGCAGGGTGTAGGCCGTCTGATCCGTGATACGGACGATCGTGGTGTGCTGGTCATTTGCGATCAGCGTCTGGTCTCACGGCCTTATGGCGCACTGTTTCTTAACAGCCTGCCGCCGACGCCGCGCACCCGCGACATTGCTCAGGCCATCGCCTTTATCCGCCAGCAACCCGAACCAGACGCGTAATTTTATGCTAAGATGCGCGCCGTTTTCTTTCTTCTGAGGTAGTCATGTCAGCCCGAATTTTAGCGCTGGATACGGCGACAGAAGCCTGTTCAGCCGCCTTGCTGAATCAGCAACAGATTGATGCCCGATTCGAGATTGCTCCGCGCGATCATACGCAGCGTATTCTGCCGCTGGTCGAGGAACTGCTGCTGGCGCAGCAATTGGAACTGACCGAACTGGACGCGCTCGCCTTTGGCCGGGGTCCTGGCAGTTTTACCGGCGTGCGGATCGGTATTGGTATTGCTCAGGGCCTGGCACTGGGCGCATCACTGCCGATGATCGCCGTTTCCACGCTGGCGACGCTGGCGGAAGGGGCCTGGCGTCTGCACGGTGCAACCCGGGTGTTAACCGCTATCGATGCGCGAATGGGCGAGGTTTACTGGGCCGAATATCAGCGTGATGAGCAGGGTGTCTGGCAGGGTGAAGCCAGCGAATGCGTGCTGTCCCCTGAGGCAGCACTCACCCGGATGCAGGCGCTCTCTGGCGACTGGATGACCGCCGGCACCGGCTGGCAGGCCTATCCTGCCCTGCAGCAGGGACACGATCTGACCCTGAACACCAGCGACGTTACTTTGCCTGCCGCACAGGATATGCTGCCACTGGCGATGCTTGCGCTGGCGCAGGGGAATACGTTGCTGCCGGAGACGGCGGAGCCGACGTATCTGCGTAATGAAGTCGCCTGGAAAAAATTACCTGGCCGGTAAAATACACGCAACTTATTGTTATGCATCCAGTCTAACGCTTTACCTAGCGGGAGAACGTCTATGTCGTCAATGTGTGGTAAAGGGCTTTCAGGTCTGCTGCTGACCTGTGTGCTGGCGTTAACCGGTTGTGTCTCCATTCCTGACACACTGCAGGGCAGCTCACCTCAGCCACAGCAGGATCTGTTGCGGGTGATGAGCGATCCTTCGCTCTTTGTCGGGCAGGAATCGCGCTTTGGCGGCAAGGTAGTGAATGTCACTAACCTGAACGGCAAAACCCGGCTTGAGATTGCGGCACAACCGCTGGATGAGAGCGCCAGACCGCGTCTGGGGGCAGCCTCGGTTGGCCGGATTTATGCAGACATTCACGGCTTTGTTGATCCGGTGGATGTCAGAAACCAGTACGTTACCGTGCTGGGTACGCTGAAGGGCACGGAGCAGGGTAAAATTGGTGAGGCCGATTACAAATTTGTGGTCATTGATGTGCGCGGTTATCAGCGCTGGCGCATTGCCCAGCAGGTAACCGCACCGCCACAGCCAATGGATCCCTGGATCTGGTATGGTCCGACCCGTCATCGCGGCGGATACTGGGGACCTAATCCCTACTGGGGAATGGTCAACACCGGACCCTCAGAGGTGCAGACCATCCTGACCGAATAAGTGTAAACATGATTTATCCAGCCCGGTCGCGGCGCTCGCTACCGGGCTTTTTATTGGCCTGTTTTCCCGGCACGAAATTTAGTGATGCACTTCGCAACCTCAACATGCCGAAACAGGCAAACTGGTACAATCAGTTAAAATATTGTTAACAAACCAGATTGGCTGAGGCAGCGATGGAAATACAACATAATTATCGGGGTGGATCCTTGAATAAGGTTTGGCTGAAACGCTACCCGGCAGATGTACCTGCCGAAATAAGTGCAGATCGTTACACCTCGCTGGTGGATCTTTTTGAGCAGGCAGTAAAACGCTACGCCGATCAACCCGCATTTCTGAACATGGGTCAGAAGATGAGTTATCGTCAGCTGGAAGAGAAGAGCCGTGCCTTTGCTGCTTATCTCCAGCATCAGCTGGGCCTGAAAGCAGGTGATCGGGTGGCGCTGATGATGCCTAACTTACTGCAGTATCCGGTGGCCCTGTTTGGTGTACTGCTTGCCGGTATGGTCGTGGTCAATGTGAATCCGCTCTACACGCCGCGTGAGCTGAAGCATCAGCTCAATGACAGTGGTGCCAGCGCCATCGTTATTGTCTCAAATTTTGCGCATACCCTGGAAAAAGTGGTGGCTGAAACCGCTGTGCGGCATGTCATCCTGACCCGGATGGGCGATCAGCTGGCACCGATAAAAGCCACACTGGTTAATTTTGTCGTCAAGTATGTGAAGAAGCTGGTGCCCAAATACCATTTACCCGGCGCCATTTCGTTTCGTCAGGTGCTGGAAGTGGGTGCCACGCTCAATTATCAGCGACCGACTGTCTCGAATGACGATCTTGCCTTCCTGCAATACACCGGCGGCACCACCGGCGTGGCGAAAGGGGCAATGCTAACCCATCGCAACATGCAGGCGAATCTGGAGCAGACCCGTGCGACATACGGTAAGGTACTGCGTGACGGAAAAGAATTTGTTGTCACCGCGCTGCCGCTTTACCACATCTTCGCTTTAACCGTGAATGGCCTGCTGTTCCTGGAGCTGGGCGGTCAGAATCTGTTAATCACTAATCCCCGCGATATTCCCGGCTTCGTTAAAGAGCTGGGTAAAGTTCCGTTTACCGCGATTACCGGCGTGAACACGCTGTTTAATGCGCTGCTGAACGATGAGCAGTTCAATAAACTCGATTTTTCAACGCTGCGCCTCTCTGCGGGTGGCGGAATGGCAGTGCAGAAAGTGGTGGCTGAGCGCTGGGAAAAGCTCACCGGACACTATCTGCTGGAAGGCTACGGCCTGACCGAATGTTCGCCGCTGGTATCCGTCAATCCGTATGACATCAGCTGCCATACGGGCAGTATCGGCCTGCCGGTTCCTTCGACCGACGTACGCATTCTCGATGATGCCGGAAACGAAGTAGTGCCGGGGGAGCCGGGCGAACTCTGTATCAGTGGTCCGCAGGTGATGCTGGGCTATTGGCAGCATCCGGAAGCAACAGCGGAAGTGCTGAAAAATGGCTGGCTCCACAGCGGTGATATTGTTACCGTTGACCAGGAAGGGTTCATTCGCATCGTTGACCGCAAAAAAGATATGATTCTGGTCTCCGGTTTTAATGTCTATCCGAATGAGATCGAAGATGTACTGATGCAGCACCCGAAAGTGCGTGAAGCCGCGGCAATTGGCGTGCCCAGCGACCTGTCAGGCGAAGCAGTAAAAGTCTGCATCGTGAAAAAAGAGGCGTCGCTGACCAAAGAAGAGGTGCTCGATCACTGTCGCCGCCAGCTGACCGGTTACAAGGTGCCAAAAATCATTGAGTTTCGTGATGAGTTACCGAAAACCAACGTCGGAAAGATCCTGCGACGTGAGCTGCGCGACGAGGCCAAGCCCGGCGCGAACTGAATCTGTATAAGAATTGAGGTTGAACGCCGGCATGTCCGGCGTTTTTATTGTTTTTAACATGGAGCGCCGCGCGTTGTTGGCTGCGGTGGAAATCAGACGTGAATTATTCCCTTATCGACCAGGATGAACAACTGGCTGACGTGTGTCAGAAAGCCCGCCAGCATACAGCGGTGGCACTGGACACCGAATTTGTCCGCACCCGCACCTACTACCCTCAGCTTGGCCTGATCCAGCTGTTCGACGATCACCAGCTGGTGCTGATTGACCCGCTGAATATCCGTGACTGGTCACCCTTTATTGCGCTGCTGACCGACACCCGCGTGACTAAATTTCTGCATGCCGGAGGGGAAGATCTGGAAGTCTTCCTGCACCGTTTCGGCGTGCTGCCGACGCCTATGATTGACACTCAGATTCTGGCAGCCTTCTCCGGCCAGCCACTTTCCTGGGGCTTTGCTTCCATGGTGGCGCATTTTACCCAGGTCGAGCTGGATAAAAGTGAATCCCGTACCGACTGGCTGGCGCGCCCTCTGACCCAGCGTCAGTGCGAGTATGCGGCGGCGGACGTTCACTATCTGCTGCCGATTGCCCGTCAGTTGATGATCAACACGGAAGAGGCTGGCAACATGGCGGCGGCACTCAGTGAGTGCGATAACCTCTGTCAGCGCCGTCTCGACAGCGTGGCACCGGATGAAGCCTGGCGGGATATCACCAATGCCTGGCAACTGCGTCCGCGTCAGCTGGCGGCACTGCAGCGGCTGGCGGCCTGGCGTCTGAAACTGGCGCGTGAAAAAGATATGGCGGTGAATTTTGTGGTGCGCGAAGAGCATCTGTGGAAAGTGGCGCGCTTTATGCCTGGCTCTCTGGGGGAGCTGGATCATCTGGGGCTGTCAGGCCACGAAATCCGTTTCCACGGCAAAACGCTGGTGGCGCTGGTGGCCGAAGCGGAGGCGCTTGACGAGAATGAACTGCCGGCACCGCTGGGCAATCTGATCGACCATCCGCACTATAAGCAGGTGTTTAAGGCGATGAAGGCGCTGGTGCAGCAGGTCAGTGAGCAGAGCGGATTCAGTCAGGAGTTACTGGCGTCACGACGTCAGATTAATCAGGTATTAAGCCAGCACTGGGGCCTGAAGCCACAGGGACGTCAGCCGGAATTACTCACCGGATGGCGGGGCGAACTGCTGAAACCCGGCATTGAGGAGATTCTTGCGGGTTGTTAACCGGTTAAACTTCCCCTGCCACTGCGCAGGGGAAATTCAGGAAACGGTCAGCGTCATTTAGTCACTTCATCCGTTTCTGGCAGCGTGACGTTCAGCTCCAGAATCGAGATGTCATCACCTTTCTGATCGAGCTGTACCGTGACCATTTCCGGATCGATCTTCACATATCTGCAAATCACTTCCAGAATGTCGCGCTTAAGTTGCGGAAGATAGTGGGGCTCACTGTCGCCCCTTCTCCGTTCTGCCACGATAATCTGCAGCCGTTCCTTGGCTATGTTGGCAGTGTTCTTCTTCCGGGATAAAAAGAAATCAAGTAATGCCATGGTTTATCCCCCGAACAGGCGTTTCAGGAAACCCTTCTTCTCTTCTTCGATAAAGCGGAAGGGGCGTACTTCACCGAGTAACCGTTCAACGGTATCGGCATAGGCTTTGCCAGCATCAGATTCGCCGTCAAGAATCACCGGCTCACCCTGGTTAGAGGCACGTAACACCGATTGATCTTCAGGGATCACACCGACCAGAGGAATGCGCAGAATTTCCAGCACATCTTCCATGCTCAGCATATCGCCACGGTTTACCCGGCCAGGGTTGTAGCGGGTCAGCAGCAGATGCTCCTTCACCGGGTCCTGACTGTTTTCAGCGCGGCGGGATTTCGATGAGATGATGCCGAGGATACGGTCGGAGTCGCGGACAGAAGAGACTTCCGGGTTAGTGGTGATGATTGCTTCGTCCGCAAAGTAAAGTGCCATCAGTGCGCCCGTTTCAATCCCTGCCGGTGAGTCACAGACGATGAAGTCAAACTCCATTGCGGCCAGATCGTTCAGGACTTTCTCAACACCTTCACGGGTCAGCGCATCTTTATCGCGGGTCTGCGATGCAGGCAGAATGTAGAGCTGCTCAGTGCGTTTGTCGCGAATCAGCGCCTGGTTCAGCGTGGCATCGCCCTGGATAACGTTAACGAAGTCGTAGACCACACGGCGTTCACAGCCCATGATCAAATCCAGGTTACGCAGACCGATATCAAAGTCGATAACGACCGTCTTTTTGCCTTTCTGCGCTAAACCGGTGGCGATGGCCGCGCTTGACGTGGTCTTACCAACGCCCCCTTTACCGGATGTAACTACAATAATGCGTGCCATAAATGTTGATTTCCTTAACAAAAGAAAAGGGGCCTAATTAAGTGTCTGGATAGTCAGCGCGCCATCCTGCAGGCACAGGCGCGCGGCTTTACCAAAAAATTCTTGCGGGATCTGATCCATGATCCAGTACTCTCCGGCAATCGAGACCAGCTCGGCAGCCAGGTTAGTACAGAAAATCTGGCAGTTGCGATCGCCGCTGGCACCTGCCAGAGCGCGACCGCGCATCATGCCGTAAATATGAATGTTGCCATCGGCGACCAGTTCGGCACCGGCACTGACGCTGCTTGTGATGATTAAGTCGGCGTCACGCGCATAAATCTGCTGGCCTGAGCGCACCGGCGTGTTCACGATGCGGGTTTTCGCTGCTGCCGTCTCGGTTACAACCGGCTGTGGTTCAGGAATGGGGGCCGGCTGCTGTGTCTCGGCGCGCGGTCTGGACTCTTTGCCTTCTGCCAGTACCGGCAGCCCTGCACGGGCGATCATGCGTTTCAAAGCATCATCTTTGCAGCCGCTTACGCCGACAATGCGTAAACCGGTAGCAAGAATGGCCTGCTGCAGCTGTTTCCAGTTAACATCGGCACTCAATGTGGCGACGTTTAGCACCACCGGGGCGTTTTTCAGGAAATCGGGAGCCTGGTCAATCTTGTCCTGGAGTGCCTTGCGAATCACCACAGGGTCTTGGTGATGCAAATGGACGACAGACAGGGTGAAACTGCTACCTTTGAATTCGATTGGCGTTTGCGACATCTGTCCCGACTCAGTCCTGTTTTCACTACCGTTAACCCGGCGATGATAAAATCATCGCTGAAGCGCTAACGGTGAATATTCGAAGTTCTGCAAGCATGTTATAGTTACAGCTATATTCAGACAAGCCTCAACGCCGGTTAATTCGAGTAAAAAATATGTTTTGTGTGATCTACAGAAGCCCGTTACGTGACCAGACTTATCTCTATGTTGAAAAAAAGGACGATTTTTCGCGCGTTCCGGAAGAATTGCTGAAAGGATTTGGCAAGCCGCAACTGGCGATGGTGCTGAAGCTGGCGGACCGCGACAGGCTGGCTAACGCAGATATCAATAAAGTTAAGCAGGGATTGAGCGAGCAGGGTTATTATTTACAGCTTCCACCGCCGATTGAAAGTCTGCTAAAAATTCATTTAGAGGCCGATAAAAAAGTTTAACTCGGATTCTTCTGTAAATATAAATCCTGTCGGTGCGATACTGCAGGGTTAATATTGCTCTGAAGCTGCGCAAAATTAACGGCGCAGCTTATCTGTTTACCCCTGTTTAAATACCCAGTCCACATTTTCACATCTTATTTGTACGATTATTCAGCACGCCAGGGGCATCGTTTACGCTTTTTGACAAATTCCGCACCCCGGATGGTTAAAAGGATCTTATTATCACGCTCTGTTGCTGGCATTTCGATCAACGCATCAGCAAACATCAACCCGCCAGCCGCGCTGGCACAACACCTAACCTGAACAGGGGATGAGCATGTATCAGCATCATAACTGGCAAGGCGCTCTGTTAGATTTTCCGGTCAGCAAAGTGGTTTGCGTCGGCAGTAATTATGCAAAACACATTAAAGAGATGGGCAGTGCGACCCCAACCGAGCCGGTAATCTTTATCAAACCGGAAACAGCGCTATGTGATTTGCGCCAGCCGCTCTCTATTCCCGACGCCTTTGGCGAAGTTCATCACGAAGTAGAACTGGCGGTGCTGATAGGTGCGACGCTGAAGCAGGCGAGTGAAGAACACGTGGCTAAGGCGATTGCAGGCTATGGTGTGGCGCTGGATCTGACGCTGCGTGACCTGCAGTCCGGGTTGAAAAAAGCGGGCCAGCCATGGGAAAAATCCAAAGGCTTTGATAACGCCTGTCCCATCTCCGGTTTCATCCCGGTAGCCGAATTCAGTGATGATCCACAGAATGTCGAGCTTAAGCTGGTGGTAAACGGAGAAGTGCGTCAGCACGGCAACACAGCCGATATGATTCACAAAATTCTGCCGCTGATTGCACATATGAGCCACTATTTTACGTTGCGTGCAGGCGATGTCATTCTGACCGGGACACCTGAGGGTGTGGGTCCGATGCGCTCGGGTGACAAGCTGGACGTGTCGCTGGCGGGTCACGGCATCAGCACGCGCGTACTCTAAAAACTTGCATCACCGCAGCATAGGCTTTATAAGGTGCGTTTCAGGCACAACCCGGACAAATCATCATGACTGACACCCCTTTCTGGCAACAAAAACGCCTGGCACAAATGAGCGATGAGGAATGGGAATCCTTATGTGATGGTTGTGGCCAGTGTTGCCTTAACAAGTTGCAGGACGCTGACACGGATGAGATTTACTTCACCAACGTCGCCTGCAATCAGCTCAATATTAAAACCTGCCAGTGCCGTAACTATGAACGCCGCTTCGATTTAGAAGAGGATTGCATCAAGCTTACGCGCGAAAATCTGACTACCTTCAACTGGCTGCCGCGCACCTGCGCCTACCGGTTGCTGGGCGAGGGCAAAGGATTGCCGGTCTGGCATCCGCTGCGGGCTGGTTCGAAAACCGCGATGCATGCGCAGCGAATTTCGGTGCGTTATATTGCAGTGCGGGAGAGTGAAGTGCGGGACTGGGAAGATCACATTATTGATCGTCCCGATCGCAACGGCTAAGCGCTACTGCCTCATCTGAAACGTAAAAAGGCTGCCACTGGCAGCCTTTTTTGATCTCAGCAACGTTTCGTGTCAGCGACTAAAGAGATCGCGACGCTTAGGTTTGAAAGGCTGGGCAATCAGTACCAGCACTGCGACCAGCAGATAACCGGCAAATACCCCTATCATCCACTGCGGCATGCTGAGCGTCAGGAAAGTCCAGCTACGTTCTGCGCAGTCACCGCTGGCCAGAAACACCGACGGCAGCCACTTATCCAGCGGTAATCCGCTGGGGAAACGGGCGGCAAAATCACAGGTAGTAAACGGGTTTGGATGCAGCTGAATCATCGTGTGTTCATAAGAGAGACGCAGACCCTCCCAGGCACTGTAGATCCATAACGCCAGAGCGCCCAGACGCAGCGGTGATTTCGGTGCAATCGCACCCACCAGACCCGCGCCCAGTACACCAAACAGCGCATTACGTTCATAAATACACATCACGCAGGGCTTTAGTCCCATCACGTGCTGAAAGAAGAGTGCCGTTAATTCCAGTGTAAGCGCTGTCAGTGCCAGTAATAACCAGGCTCCCCGACCACGAGAACATTGATTCAGATATCGCAACATATTGCATTCCCTGTAAACGTTAATGCCACGCAGTGTAAACCAAAAGCGCGGGCAAACCAGCCAGGGACAGGGAAAAATCGTGTGCAAACATGGCCTGATTCTGATCCAGAGCAGGTTACATGAGGATAAGCGGAGGCCCTCAGGGTTTTGCCTGCTCAGTAAACAGCTTGAAGGTGGGGACGTTAAGAAAACCCGGCTGCGATCGACAGGAAGCGAAACGGCAAGCGCAGGCCATCCGGTACCAGCATGCTGTACTTTCAGGATGTTTTTCTGCTGGTTTTTGAGACTGAATGTTCCCGCGCAGAAAAACGTGCACCCGGCCGTCGCCTTATAACAGTTGCACTCGTCGCCAGCCAGTCTGAAATATGCGCCCGCGCCCGGTTTTAATGGTTACGCAGGCTATATCCGCTATAGGGCGTCTGGTATGATGAGTCCCCATCATGATTAGAAAAGCAACGAGAACACATTGCTATGGTTATAAAGGCTCAGAGTCCAGCGGGATTTGCTGAAGAGTATATTATTGAAAGCATCTGGAACAGTCGCTTTCCGCCCGGATCGATTCTTCCTGCTGAGCGTGAGCTTTCTGAATTGATTGGGGTGACACGCACTACATTGCGTGAAGTGCTGCAGCGCCTGGCACGTGACGGCTGGCTGACGATTCAGCACGGCAAACCGACGCGCGTGAACGATTTCTGGGAGACATCTGGCCTGA
Encoded here:
- the minE gene encoding cell division topological specificity factor MinE — its product is MALLDFFLSRKKNTANIAKERLQIIVAERRRGDSEPHYLPQLKRDILEVICRYVKIDPEMVTVQLDQKGDDISILELNVTLPETDEVTK
- a CDS encoding YcgL domain-containing protein, whose translation is MFCVIYRSPLRDQTYLYVEKKDDFSRVPEELLKGFGKPQLAMVLKLADRDRLANADINKVKQGLSEQGYYLQLPPPIESLLKIHLEADKKV
- the minD gene encoding septum site-determining protein MinD, coding for MARIIVVTSGKGGVGKTTSSAAIATGLAQKGKKTVVIDFDIGLRNLDLIMGCERRVVYDFVNVIQGDATLNQALIRDKRTEQLYILPASQTRDKDALTREGVEKVLNDLAAMEFDFIVCDSPAGIETGALMALYFADEAIITTNPEVSSVRDSDRILGIISSKSRRAENSQDPVKEHLLLTRYNPGRVNRGDMLSMEDVLEILRIPLVGVIPEDQSVLRASNQGEPVILDGESDAGKAYADTVERLLGEVRPFRFIEEEKKGFLKRLFGG
- the fadD gene encoding long-chain-fatty-acid--CoA ligase FadD, with translation MNKVWLKRYPADVPAEISADRYTSLVDLFEQAVKRYADQPAFLNMGQKMSYRQLEEKSRAFAAYLQHQLGLKAGDRVALMMPNLLQYPVALFGVLLAGMVVVNVNPLYTPRELKHQLNDSGASAIVIVSNFAHTLEKVVAETAVRHVILTRMGDQLAPIKATLVNFVVKYVKKLVPKYHLPGAISFRQVLEVGATLNYQRPTVSNDDLAFLQYTGGTTGVAKGAMLTHRNMQANLEQTRATYGKVLRDGKEFVVTALPLYHIFALTVNGLLFLELGGQNLLITNPRDIPGFVKELGKVPFTAITGVNTLFNALLNDEQFNKLDFSTLRLSAGGGMAVQKVVAERWEKLTGHYLLEGYGLTECSPLVSVNPYDISCHTGSIGLPVPSTDVRILDDAGNEVVPGEPGELCISGPQVMLGYWQHPEATAEVLKNGWLHSGDIVTVDQEGFIRIVDRKKDMILVSGFNVYPNEIEDVLMQHPKVREAAAIGVPSDLSGEAVKVCIVKKEASLTKEEVLDHCRRQLTGYKVPKIIEFRDELPKTNVGKILRRELRDEAKPGAN
- the rnd gene encoding ribonuclease D — its product is MNYSLIDQDEQLADVCQKARQHTAVALDTEFVRTRTYYPQLGLIQLFDDHQLVLIDPLNIRDWSPFIALLTDTRVTKFLHAGGEDLEVFLHRFGVLPTPMIDTQILAAFSGQPLSWGFASMVAHFTQVELDKSESRTDWLARPLTQRQCEYAAADVHYLLPIARQLMINTEEAGNMAAALSECDNLCQRRLDSVAPDEAWRDITNAWQLRPRQLAALQRLAAWRLKLAREKDMAVNFVVREEHLWKVARFMPGSLGELDHLGLSGHEIRFHGKTLVALVAEAEALDENELPAPLGNLIDHPHYKQVFKAMKALVQQVSEQSGFSQELLASRRQINQVLSQHWGLKPQGRQPELLTGWRGELLKPGIEEILAGC
- a CDS encoding Slp family lipoprotein, which encodes MSSMCGKGLSGLLLTCVLALTGCVSIPDTLQGSSPQPQQDLLRVMSDPSLFVGQESRFGGKVVNVTNLNGKTRLEIAAQPLDESARPRLGAASVGRIYADIHGFVDPVDVRNQYVTVLGTLKGTEQGKIGEADYKFVVIDVRGYQRWRIAQQVTAPPQPMDPWIWYGPTRHRGGYWGPNPYWGMVNTGPSEVQTILTE
- the tsaB gene encoding tRNA (adenosine(37)-N6)-threonylcarbamoyltransferase complex dimerization subunit type 1 TsaB translates to MSARILALDTATEACSAALLNQQQIDARFEIAPRDHTQRILPLVEELLLAQQLELTELDALAFGRGPGSFTGVRIGIGIAQGLALGASLPMIAVSTLATLAEGAWRLHGATRVLTAIDARMGEVYWAEYQRDEQGVWQGEASECVLSPEAALTRMQALSGDWMTAGTGWQAYPALQQGHDLTLNTSDVTLPAAQDMLPLAMLALAQGNTLLPETAEPTYLRNEVAWKKLPGR
- the minC gene encoding septum site-determining protein MinC: MSQTPIEFKGSSFTLSVVHLHHQDPVVIRKALQDKIDQAPDFLKNAPVVLNVATLSADVNWKQLQQAILATGLRIVGVSGCKDDALKRMIARAGLPVLAEGKESRPRAETQQPAPIPEPQPVVTETAAAKTRIVNTPVRSGQQIYARDADLIITSSVSAGAELVADGNIHIYGMMRGRALAGASGDRNCQIFCTNLAAELVSIAGEYWIMDQIPQEFFGKAARLCLQDGALTIQTLN
- the dsbB gene encoding disulfide bond formation protein DsbB, whose product is MLRYLNQCSRGRGAWLLLALTALTLELTALFFQHVMGLKPCVMCIYERNALFGVLGAGLVGAIAPKSPLRLGALALWIYSAWEGLRLSYEHTMIQLHPNPFTTCDFAARFPSGLPLDKWLPSVFLASGDCAERSWTFLTLSMPQWMIGVFAGYLLVAVLVLIAQPFKPKRRDLFSR
- a CDS encoding YcgN family cysteine cluster protein, with protein sequence MTDTPFWQQKRLAQMSDEEWESLCDGCGQCCLNKLQDADTDEIYFTNVACNQLNIKTCQCRNYERRFDLEEDCIKLTRENLTTFNWLPRTCAYRLLGEGKGLPVWHPLRAGSKTAMHAQRISVRYIAVRESEVRDWEDHIIDRPDRNG
- a CDS encoding fumarylacetoacetate hydrolase family protein, producing the protein MYQHHNWQGALLDFPVSKVVCVGSNYAKHIKEMGSATPTEPVIFIKPETALCDLRQPLSIPDAFGEVHHEVELAVLIGATLKQASEEHVAKAIAGYGVALDLTLRDLQSGLKKAGQPWEKSKGFDNACPISGFIPVAEFSDDPQNVELKLVVNGEVRQHGNTADMIHKILPLIAHMSHYFTLRAGDVILTGTPEGVGPMRSGDKLDVSLAGHGISTRVL